Part of the Oerskovia paurometabola genome is shown below.
GCCAGGACGGTCTCTCCGCGGGCTGCGGCACGGATCCCTGCGACGAGCGTCTCGCGCGGCGTGTCCTTGAGCAGGTAGCCCGTCGCGCCGGCCTCGACGGCCCGCAGGATGTCGGTGTCGGTCTCGTACGTCGTGAGCACGACGACGCGCGGGCGCCTCGCCCCCGGCGCGGAGGAGGCGAGGATCTCGGTCGTCGCACCGACGCCGTCGAGCACGGGCATGCGCAGGTCCATGAGCACGACGTCGGGACCCAGCTCGTGCGCGAGGGTCACGCCCTCGCGGCCGTCGCCCGCCTCGCCGACGACGACGAGGTCCGGCTCGGCCATGAGCATCCCGACGAGCCCCGAGCGCACCACGGGATGGTCGTCCACGACGAGGACGCGGACCGTGGGAGCCGACGAGGGCGCACCGGTCCCGGTCGCCGAGACGGTCGTGCTGGGGCGGGTGGGCGACGAGGACGGACGGTCGGCGGTCGAGGTCACGGGTGGCTCCGGGGGAGAGGGGCGGGATGGGGCGGGGCGCCGGCGGGGTGGTCGGCGGGCACGGGCAGCTCGACCCGGACGCTCGTCCCACCACCCGGGGGCGACAGGACGTGCACCGTGCCCTCACCCTCGGCGACGCGTTCACGCATGCCGCGCAGACCGAACCCTTCGACGACGCCCGGTCCGAGCCCCCGACCGTCGTCCGTGACCTCGAGGACGACCGTGGCGCTGTCGAGTGCCGCCCCCTCGGGGCCGCCCGGCCCCGCCCCCTCGCCCAGGGAGACGACGACGGAGCTCGCCTGCGCGTGCCGGCGCACGTTGGCCAGGGCCTCCTGCGCGGACCGCAGCAGGACGACGTCCTCGGCGCTGCCCAGCCCCGGGACGACCGACAGCCGCAGCGTCACCGCGACCCCCGACTCGTCCTCGAAGCGGCCGGCCAGGCGCTCGATCGCCTCGACGAGCGTCGCGCCCTGCAACGGCACGGGGGAGAACGCCGTGACGAGGGACCGGGCATCGGCCAGGTTGTCGCGCGCCGTCGTCTCGACGAGTGCGAGCCGGTCCCGGGCCGCACCCACGTCGTCGCGGTCGAGGTCGGCGCTCGCGGCCTGGGCGAGCATGACGACGCTCGTGAACCCCTGTGCCAGGGTGTCGTGGATCTCGCGGGCCATGCGCTCGCGCTCGGCCGCGACCCCCGCCGCGTGGTGCACCGCACCGAGCTCTGCCTGCGCGGCGTTGAGATCGTCGACGAGCTGGGCATGGCGTGCGGTCTGGAGCATCGTCTGGCCGACCCAGATCCCGAGCAGGATCGAGAAGGCGAGCGCGACGCCCATCTGCGGTGCGGCCCTCGTGAGGGCCTCGCGGGAGAACCCGGACTCGGACGTGAGCGCGAGGGTCGTGCCGACCGCGAGCAGGGTCGAGAGCGCGAGGCTGACCCACCGGCGCTCCGAGAGCATCCAGATCTGGGTGAACGCGACGAACAGCAGGAACGTCCCGAGCTGGTTCTGGATCACGGCGACGTCGGTCGCGACGATCAGGATCAGCAGGTAGGAGACCGCCAGACGCTGGTCGCGGTTCCGCGCCGCCGGCCTGCCGAGGAACGTGTACGCGAGCAGGATCACGCCGATCGCACCCAGGGCCAGGGCGAGCCGGTCGGGCTCGATCCCGGCCAGGAGCAGCGCGACCGCGCTCAGGAGCACCACGACGTAGAAGCCCACGTCCCACCACACGACCACGTGGTCCCACGAGGACTCGAAGCTGTCCAGCGCAGAGCCGGTCGACGGGCCCTGGCCCGCGGCGGGGTGCACGGGGCGACCGCCCGCCGCGCGCTCCGTCGCCGGCCGGTCCACCGGGCTCTCAGCCGTCGTCACGCCGCCTCCACCTGAACGTCCGGATCCCCACCACGAGGCCCACGACGAGCCACGCCACCAGTACAGCAGCCGTCGCGCCGTGCTGCCACGACCCGCCCGTCTCGAGGGCCGCGGCCTCGGGCGGCAGGAACACCGAGCGCATGCCCTGCGCGAGCCACTTGAGGGGGAACACCGAGGCGATCTGCTGCATCCAGGACGGGAGGGCGAAGAACGCGAAGAACACACCCGAGATGAACTGCAGCACCAGGACGATCGGGGCCACGACGGCGCTCACGGACTTCCCGGAGCGGGGGACCGAGGAGAACGCGACGCCCAGCACCGAGCCGGTCGCGGTGCCGAGCACGAACACCCACGCGAACGTGGCCCAGGCCGCGGCAGTGGTCGGCATCGGGACGTCGAACGCCGTGGTGGCGAGCAGCAGCAGGGCGGCGGTCTGGACGGTCGTGACGAGCAGGACCTGCCCGATCTTCCCCAGGAAGTAGGAGGTCGCGGGCAGGGGCGTCGCCCGCAGGCGCTTGAGCGTGCCGTCGTCGCGCTCGACCGCGATCGAGATCGCGAGGTTCTGGAAGCTCGTGAGCATGACGCCCGTGGCGACCATGCCCGGCAGGAAGTACTGCGCGTACGGCACGGATCCTGCGGCACTGCCCTGTTCCTCCTGCCCGAACACCGTCGCGAAGATCGCCATCATGATGAGCGGGTAGGCCAGGATGAAGACGACCGCGTCGCGCTCGCGCAGGAACGCGAGCATCTCGATCCAGGTCCGCCGCAGGCCAGTGCCGAGGACGCCGGGCAGGGGTCGCCCGGCGGGCAGCGCACGGGTGGGCGACGTCTGGGTGCTCATCGGGAGGCCTCCTCGGCGACGGGAGCGGACAGGACGGCAGAGGTGGGGGCGTCGTGCGGGGCTCCGGGCGGCGCTGCGGCGGACGGGGCCGAGCCGGAGGGGGAACCGGACGGGGCGACGGGCGCGGCTCCGATGAGCTCGAGGTACACGTCCTCGAGGCTCGGCTGGAGCACGCGCAGGCCGGGCACCTCGCCGTCGGGTCCGGCCAGGGTGGCCGCGAGCGAGGTGACCAGCGCGGTCGGGTGGTCGGTCCGCTCGGCGCGCGCGACGCCGTCGGACACCCACCGCACGACGGGGCGCAGCGCACCTGGCCCGCCCAGGTCGGCCGGCGCCCCGAGGGCGACGACCTTCCCGTCGCGCACGACGGCGGCGCGGTCGGCCAGGTGCGCGGCCTCGTCGAGGTAGTGGGTCGTCAGGAGGATCGTGGTGCCGTCGGCGCGCAGCCCCAGGACGAGGTCCCAGAAGCTGCGACGCGCCTGCGGGTCGAACCCGGTCGTGGGCTCGTCGAGGAACAGCAGCTCGGGGTCGCCCACGATCCCGAGGGCGACGTCGAGGCGACGCCGCTGGCCGCCCGAGAGCTGGCGGGCACGCGTGGACGCCTTCTCCAGCAGCCCGACGGCGGCGATCACCTCCTCGGGGTCCCGCGGGGCCGGGTAGAAGGTCGCGAAGTGGTGCACGAGCTCGCGCACCGTGAGCTCGGCCTGGTCGCGCGAGTCCTGCAGGACGACGCCGATCCGGCTGCGCCATGCGCGCCCTGCGAGCGCGGGGTCCTCGCCCAGGACCTGGACCTGCCCGCCGTCGCGCTTGCGGAAGCCCTCGAGGATCTCGACCGTCGTGGTCTTGCCCGCACCGTTGGGTCCCAGGACCGCGAAGATCTCGCCGCGCTCGACCGTGAGGTCCAGGCCGTCGACGGCCTGCTTCACGACGCCGCCGCGCTGCGTGTACCGCTTGGTGAGCCCGCGGACCTCGACGGCCGGGGCGCCCGTTCCTGCTCGGGGAGGTGTCCTGTCTCTGCTCATGGCTCCAGCCTGGTCGGCGGGGGGTGCACGCCGCGACGACCGGTCGGGTGGACCTGGGGTCCACCGACCGGTGGACGCCGGGGGTGGCGCTCGCGCCCGTCGCGCCCGTCGCGCCGTCGCGCTGCGGCCTGTCGCGGCCGCTACTGTCGGCCGCATGAGCGACGCCGCGATCACGCTGACGGTCCTCGCGGCTGCGGTGGTCCTGTTCGTGTGGAACCGGCTGCCGGTCGGTGTGGTCGCGCTGGGCGTCGCGCTCTCGCTCTACCTCACGGGGGTCCTCACGGTCGAGGAGGCGCTCGCGGGCTTCGGCACCCCGACGGTCGTCCTCATCGCCGCGCTGTTCGTGGTCGCCGAGGCGCTCGACGCGGCCGGCATCACGGCGTGGGCGGGGCAGCAGCTCATCGACCGGGCGGGCACGGGGACGGCCCGGCTCATGGTGCTCATGCTGGTGCTCTCGGCCGTCCTGTCGGCCCTCGTGACGCCCAACGGTGCCGTCGCGGCGCTGTTCCCCATGGTGGTGGTCCTCTCGACCCGGCTCGGGCGGTCGCCCTCACAGCTCCTCCTGCCGCTCGCGTTCGGGGCGCACGCGGGATCGCTCCTCCTGCTGACGGGCACGCCGGTCAACGTGATCGTCTCCGCGACGGCGCTCGCGGAGACGGGGACCGGCGTGGGGTTCTTCGAGTTCGCGCTGGTCGGGCTCCCGCTCCTGGCGGGCACGATCGTGGTGTGCGTGCTGTGGGGCCCGCGCCTGCTGCCCGACCGCAGCGCGCGCTCGTTGTCGCGCGACCTCACGGGGCTCCCCGCGGAGCTGCTGCGCGAGTACGCGCCGTCGGGGGTCATCGCGCGGCTGGACGTCCCGACCGGTTCGACGCTCGTCGGGGTCGCGGCCGACGCGATCGACACGGGGGACCGGGCGGTGCACGCGGTCGCGGTGCAGGACCCGGCGGGTCGTCCGGCGCCGGCCGTCGTGGCGGGCGGCCACGTCGTGGTGCGGGGGAGCCGCGTGGGCGTCGAGGCGTTCGCGGCCTCGCACGGCCTCCCGGCACCGCCCGGGCCCGACGGCGAGGAGGTCGTCTGCGGTCTCGTCTCGCGGGACCACGGGGTCGCCGAGGTCATCGTCCGACCGCGCTCGGGACTGATCGGCGCGCGGGTGTTCCCGGGCATGCTGACGGACTCGGGCGAGCTCGTGGTCCTGGCGGTGAAGCGGCTCGGTGAGGTCCTCGAGCCTGCGGACGACGGGGAGAACCGTCCTTCGGCGGACCCGCACGAGCACGAGACAGTGCTCCGCGCGGGTGACGCCCTGCTGCTCCAGGGGACGTGGGAGGCGCTCGACCGGCACGCCGACGACCCGGACGTCCTCGTGGTGGACACCCCGGACACGATCCGCCGCCAGGCCGCCCCCCTGGGGCGCCGCGTCGTCCCGGCCGTCGTGGTGCTCGTGCTCATGGTGGTCGCGCTCGCCACGGACGTGCTGCCCGCGGCGGTCACGGCCGTGGGTGCGGCGATCGCGATGATCCTGCTCCGCGTGGTGACGACGCGTCAGGCGCAGCGGTCCATCTCGCTCACGACCGTGATCCTCGTGGCCGGCATGATCCCCCTGTCGACCGCGATCACGGCGACCGGGGCCGCTGAGATCGTCGCGACCGGGCTGATCGACGTGGTCGGCGGGGGAGGGGTGACGCTCCTGCTCCTGGGGATCTTCGTGCTGTGCGCGGTGCTCGGGCAGCTCATCAGCAACATGGCCACGGCGCTCGTCATGATCCCGGTCGCCGGGTCGGTGGCCGTCGAGCTCGGGATCTCGCCCGTGCCGCTCCTGATGTGCGTCGCGGTCGCCTCGGCTGCCGCTCTCCTGACCCCGGTCGCCACGCCCGGCAACATGATGGTCATGGAGCCCGG
Proteins encoded:
- a CDS encoding ABC transporter permease — its product is MSTQTSPTRALPAGRPLPGVLGTGLRRTWIEMLAFLRERDAVVFILAYPLIMMAIFATVFGQEEQGSAAGSVPYAQYFLPGMVATGVMLTSFQNLAISIAVERDDGTLKRLRATPLPATSYFLGKIGQVLLVTTVQTAALLLLATTAFDVPMPTTAAAWATFAWVFVLGTATGSVLGVAFSSVPRSGKSVSAVVAPIVLVLQFISGVFFAFFALPSWMQQIASVFPLKWLAQGMRSVFLPPEAAALETGGSWQHGATAAVLVAWLVVGLVVGIRTFRWRRRDDG
- a CDS encoding sensor histidine kinase, which codes for MTTAESPVDRPATERAAGGRPVHPAAGQGPSTGSALDSFESSWDHVVVWWDVGFYVVVLLSAVALLLAGIEPDRLALALGAIGVILLAYTFLGRPAARNRDQRLAVSYLLILIVATDVAVIQNQLGTFLLFVAFTQIWMLSERRWVSLALSTLLAVGTTLALTSESGFSREALTRAAPQMGVALAFSILLGIWVGQTMLQTARHAQLVDDLNAAQAELGAVHHAAGVAAERERMAREIHDTLAQGFTSVVMLAQAASADLDRDDVGAARDRLALVETTARDNLADARSLVTAFSPVPLQGATLVEAIERLAGRFEDESGVAVTLRLSVVPGLGSAEDVVLLRSAQEALANVRRHAQASSVVVSLGEGAGPGGPEGAALDSATVVLEVTDDGRGLGPGVVEGFGLRGMRERVAEGEGTVHVLSPPGGGTSVRVELPVPADHPAGAPPHPAPLPRSHP
- a CDS encoding SLC13 family permease, which codes for MSDAAITLTVLAAAVVLFVWNRLPVGVVALGVALSLYLTGVLTVEEALAGFGTPTVVLIAALFVVAEALDAAGITAWAGQQLIDRAGTGTARLMVLMLVLSAVLSALVTPNGAVAALFPMVVVLSTRLGRSPSQLLLPLAFGAHAGSLLLLTGTPVNVIVSATALAETGTGVGFFEFALVGLPLLAGTIVVCVLWGPRLLPDRSARSLSRDLTGLPAELLREYAPSGVIARLDVPTGSTLVGVAADAIDTGDRAVHAVAVQDPAGRPAPAVVAGGHVVVRGSRVGVEAFAASHGLPAPPGPDGEEVVCGLVSRDHGVAEVIVRPRSGLIGARVFPGMLTDSGELVVLAVKRLGEVLEPADDGENRPSADPHEHETVLRAGDALLLQGTWEALDRHADDPDVLVVDTPDTIRRQAAPLGRRVVPAVVVLVLMVVALATDVLPAAVTAVGAAIAMILLRVVTTRQAQRSISLTTVILVAGMIPLSTAITATGAAEIVATGLIDVVGGGGVTLLLLGIFVLCAVLGQLISNMATALVMIPVAGSVAVELGISPVPLLMCVAVASAAALLTPVATPGNMMVMEPGGYRFGDYWRLGLPVLVVYLVVAVFLVPLVWRP
- a CDS encoding ABC transporter ATP-binding protein, which translates into the protein MSRDRTPPRAGTGAPAVEVRGLTKRYTQRGGVVKQAVDGLDLTVERGEIFAVLGPNGAGKTTTVEILEGFRKRDGGQVQVLGEDPALAGRAWRSRIGVVLQDSRDQAELTVRELVHHFATFYPAPRDPEEVIAAVGLLEKASTRARQLSGGQRRRLDVALGIVGDPELLFLDEPTTGFDPQARRSFWDLVLGLRADGTTILLTTHYLDEAAHLADRAAVVRDGKVVALGAPADLGGPGALRPVVRWVSDGVARAERTDHPTALVTSLAATLAGPDGEVPGLRVLQPSLEDVYLELIGAAPVAPSGSPSGSAPSAAAPPGAPHDAPTSAVLSAPVAEEASR
- a CDS encoding LuxR C-terminal-related transcriptional regulator; the protein is MLMAEPDLVVVGEAGDGREGVTLAHELGPDVVLMDLRMPVLDGVGATTEILASSAPGARRPRVVVLTTYETDTDILRAVEAGATGYLLKDTPRETLVAGIRAAARGETVLAPTVATRLVTTVRGAGERLTAREAQVLALVARGLSNPAIGRELFISEATVKTHLLRAFAKLGVDDRTRAVTVAIERGILPGA